One genomic segment of Desulfurobacterium indicum includes these proteins:
- the cysK gene encoding cysteine synthase A, whose protein sequence is MSMLSRSILELIGNTPLFELTLEGVTFYAKLEMFNPGGSIKDRVALSIVEDAEKKGLLKKGRRVIEATSGNTGIGLALVCAAKGYGCTIVMPENMSDERKKILKAYGAELILTPASFGIPGAIKEVERRISENPDLYFPARQFENPANVKAHYEGTAVEILEQLGEIPGSFVAGVGTGGTLTGVGRRFKEANPDAVIVAVEPEESAVISGGNPGLHKIQGIGAGFIPKTLDMSVVSFSITVTFDDAKYYCERLAGEFGILAGISSGANVAAVLKAFKAGKLKTPVVTVFPDTGERYLSTELFG, encoded by the coding sequence ATGAGTATGTTGTCAAGAAGTATCCTTGAACTTATCGGAAATACGCCTCTTTTTGAACTTACTCTTGAAGGCGTGACGTTTTACGCAAAGCTTGAAATGTTTAATCCCGGTGGCAGTATAAAGGACAGAGTTGCACTTTCTATCGTTGAGGATGCGGAGAAAAAAGGGCTTTTAAAGAAGGGAAGGAGAGTAATAGAAGCTACGAGCGGGAACACCGGGATAGGTCTTGCCCTTGTCTGTGCTGCAAAAGGTTATGGCTGTACGATTGTTATGCCAGAAAACATGAGCGATGAGAGAAAAAAGATACTGAAAGCTTACGGTGCTGAACTTATTTTAACACCTGCTTCTTTCGGAATTCCTGGAGCAATAAAAGAGGTTGAAAGGAGAATATCTGAAAATCCAGATCTCTATTTTCCTGCCCGTCAGTTTGAAAATCCTGCAAATGTAAAAGCTCACTATGAAGGCACTGCCGTTGAGATATTGGAGCAGCTTGGAGAGATTCCCGGTTCCTTTGTAGCCGGTGTTGGGACCGGTGGCACGTTAACAGGTGTTGGCAGAAGGTTTAAAGAGGCAAATCCTGATGCTGTTATTGTTGCAGTTGAGCCTGAAGAATCTGCCGTTATATCAGGTGGGAATCCGGGACTTCATAAAATCCAGGGAATAGGTGCCGGTTTTATTCCGAAAACGCTTGATATGTCCGTTGTTTCTTTTTCTATCACTGTAACTTTTGATGATGCAAAGTATTACTGTGAGAGGCTTGCTGGGGAATTTGGAATACTTGCCGGTATCTCTTCCGGTGCAAATGTTGCTGCTGTTTTGAAAGCTTTTAAAGCTGGGAAGCTTAAAACACCTGTTGTTACAGTTTTTCCTGATACCGGCGAGCGTTATCTTTCAACTGAACTGTTTGGATAG
- the argJ gene encoding bifunctional glutamate N-acetyltransferase/amino-acid acetyltransferase ArgJ has product MKGIADVKGFLCGTGKGNIKETLKLSNKKDILVIVSEKPATAAAIFTTNDVKAAPVKLSQKIVKTYEKICGIVANSGNANACTGERGMKDAKTMAKICQKLTGKAPFLVASTGVIGEFLPMDRMKTGIEKAVGNLGKATSKEAAEAIMTTDTFPKTAYFEGKGFTIGGIAKGAGMIDPAMATMLSFITTDVEIEKKLLEKALKEANEVSFNAITVDGDMSTNDTVIVLANGASEKRITEENYKEFLDGLTNIMKSLAYQIVKDGEGATKVARIKVIGARTKKEARKVARKIALSPLVKTAIFGCDPNWGRIIAAAGSAGVKLVEERIELKIGDYLLFKGTKADYDESKVHKYMKENEEIVIEVDLNLGSASFEYLTCDFTYEYVKINAEYRT; this is encoded by the coding sequence GTGAAAGGAATAGCTGATGTAAAAGGCTTTTTGTGCGGAACTGGAAAAGGCAATATAAAAGAAACCCTAAAATTATCAAATAAAAAAGATATCCTGGTGATAGTTTCCGAAAAACCGGCAACAGCAGCAGCGATCTTTACAACAAACGATGTTAAGGCTGCACCTGTTAAATTGTCTCAAAAGATAGTTAAAACCTACGAGAAGATCTGCGGAATTGTTGCAAACAGCGGAAACGCAAATGCCTGCACTGGCGAAAGGGGAATGAAAGACGCTAAAACAATGGCAAAAATCTGTCAGAAGCTCACGGGAAAAGCACCATTTCTAGTCGCATCAACAGGCGTGATAGGCGAATTCCTTCCAATGGACAGAATGAAAACAGGAATAGAAAAAGCGGTAGGAAACTTAGGAAAGGCAACATCAAAAGAGGCGGCAGAAGCGATAATGACAACCGATACCTTTCCGAAAACCGCTTACTTTGAAGGAAAAGGTTTCACCATCGGTGGAATAGCAAAAGGGGCGGGCATGATAGATCCTGCAATGGCAACGATGCTCTCGTTCATCACCACAGATGTAGAAATAGAGAAAAAATTGCTTGAAAAAGCGTTAAAAGAAGCAAACGAAGTAAGCTTTAACGCAATAACCGTTGATGGTGACATGAGTACTAACGATACCGTAATTGTCCTTGCAAACGGTGCATCAGAAAAAAGAATAACTGAAGAAAACTATAAAGAATTTTTAGATGGCCTGACAAATATAATGAAATCCCTTGCCTATCAAATTGTAAAAGATGGAGAAGGTGCAACAAAAGTGGCGAGGATTAAAGTCATCGGTGCAAGAACAAAAAAAGAAGCAAGGAAAGTAGCAAGGAAAATTGCCCTTTCACCATTGGTAAAAACAGCCATCTTTGGCTGCGACCCGAACTGGGGAAGAATCATAGCAGCAGCCGGCAGCGCAGGCGTGAAATTAGTTGAAGAGAGAATCGAACTTAAAATCGGAGACTACCTGCTTTTCAAAGGAACAAAAGCAGATTACGACGAAAGTAAAGTTCACAAATATATGAAAGAAAACGAAGAAATTGTTATAGAAGTGGATCTTAACCTTGGCAGTGCATCTTTTGAATACTTAACCTGCGATTTTACCTATGAATATGTGAAAATAAACGCCGAATACAGGACTTAA
- a CDS encoding type III pantothenate kinase: MVVLIDAGNTFVKAVIWDGKAFENLIRIPTKEAEQSFPLKGKKAIISSVVPSLKRTFEEAFESVTFINVSIPLPVRIDYKNPERLGADRIALACGVLDYGDSGIVVSAGTTVVVDIVIEKTFIGGIILPGVKAIHRALNLVTEQLPEVEDKFTDTFPGKSTAECIKAGTTLAMKGAIKEITQKYPELPVIFTGGYGNKLRESMGKGIYDPFLIFKGLVKISEEK; this comes from the coding sequence ATGGTTGTCCTAATAGACGCAGGTAATACTTTTGTTAAAGCTGTTATATGGGACGGGAAAGCTTTTGAAAATCTCATCAGAATTCCAACAAAAGAGGCGGAACAATCTTTCCCTTTAAAAGGAAAAAAGGCAATCATTTCAAGCGTTGTTCCGTCCTTGAAAAGAACGTTTGAAGAAGCCTTTGAAAGCGTAACTTTCATAAATGTCTCAATTCCTTTACCTGTAAGGATAGACTACAAAAACCCGGAAAGGTTGGGCGCTGATAGAATAGCTCTTGCCTGTGGAGTTTTAGACTATGGAGACAGCGGCATAGTTGTGTCGGCAGGAACAACAGTGGTTGTTGACATAGTTATTGAAAAAACCTTTATCGGCGGGATCATCCTGCCGGGAGTAAAAGCAATCCATAGGGCACTAAACTTAGTTACAGAACAACTTCCAGAAGTAGAGGATAAATTTACCGATACATTTCCTGGGAAATCAACAGCAGAATGTATAAAAGCGGGAACAACACTCGCCATGAAAGGAGCAATTAAAGAGATAACCCAAAAATATCCCGAACTTCCCGTTATTTTTACTGGTGGATACGGAAACAAACTAAGGGAAAGTATGGGGAAAGGAATTTATGATCCATTCCTTATTTTTAAAGGCTTGGTAAAAATTTCAGAAGAAAAATAA
- the groL gene encoding chaperonin GroEL (60 kDa chaperone family; promotes refolding of misfolded polypeptides especially under stressful conditions; forms two stacked rings of heptamers to form a barrel-shaped 14mer; ends can be capped by GroES; misfolded proteins enter the barrel where they are refolded when GroES binds), producing MAGKDIRFADEARQKVKIGVDKLANAVKATMGPGGRNVVIERKFGSPLVTKDGVTVAKEIELADPIENIGAQLVKEVAQKTADKAGDGTTTATVLAQAIFNDGLKFVTAGDNAIELKRGVDAAVEKVVEELKAISKPVETKEQIAQVATISANYDKEIGELIAEAMDKVGKEGVITVEEAKGLKTELKVVEGMQFDRGYLSPYFVTDPDKMEAVLENPYILIYGKKISNIRELLPVLEAVAREGRPLLIIAEDVEGEALATLVVNKLRGTLSVCAVKAPGFGERRKAMLQDIAILTGGQAILEDLGIKLENVTLDMLGQADKVVVDKEHTTIIGGKGKPEEIEARIKQIKAELEKATSEYDKEKLQERLAKLAGGVAIIKVGAATEAELKEKKARVEDALHATRAAVEEGIVPGGGTALLAAARKLDELIKELDEANEIDRKHGVEIVKKAVEAPLRQIAENAGYAGQVVVEKVKELINEKGVNYGFNARKGEFEDLVATGVIDPTKVERVALQNAASVAGLLLTTEATITEIPEKEEKNVPPMPEY from the coding sequence ATGGCAGGAAAGGATATTAGATTTGCTGATGAAGCAAGACAAAAAGTTAAGATAGGTGTTGATAAGCTTGCCAACGCTGTAAAGGCAACAATGGGTCCCGGTGGTAGAAATGTTGTTATTGAAAGGAAGTTTGGTTCACCGCTTGTTACAAAAGATGGTGTTACTGTTGCAAAAGAGATTGAACTTGCAGATCCAATTGAAAATATCGGAGCTCAGCTTGTTAAAGAGGTTGCTCAAAAGACAGCCGATAAGGCTGGTGACGGAACAACAACAGCTACTGTCCTTGCTCAGGCTATCTTTAACGATGGTCTTAAGTTTGTAACGGCTGGCGATAACGCTATTGAACTTAAAAGAGGTGTTGACGCTGCTGTTGAAAAGGTTGTAGAAGAGCTTAAAGCGATATCAAAACCTGTTGAAACAAAAGAACAGATTGCCCAGGTTGCAACAATTTCTGCAAACTACGATAAAGAGATTGGCGAACTCATCGCTGAAGCTATGGACAAAGTAGGTAAGGAAGGCGTTATCACTGTTGAAGAGGCTAAAGGTCTCAAGACAGAACTTAAAGTTGTTGAGGGTATGCAGTTTGATAGAGGTTACCTCTCTCCATACTTCGTAACAGATCCTGACAAGATGGAAGCTGTTCTTGAGAATCCTTACATTCTCATCTACGGTAAGAAGATTTCAAACATAAGAGAACTTCTTCCAGTTCTTGAAGCTGTTGCAAGAGAAGGAAGGCCACTTCTCATCATCGCTGAAGATGTAGAAGGTGAAGCTCTGGCAACGCTCGTTGTTAACAAGCTCCGTGGAACATTAAGCGTATGTGCTGTTAAAGCACCTGGTTTTGGTGAAAGAAGAAAAGCTATGCTTCAGGATATTGCTATCCTTACAGGTGGACAGGCTATACTTGAAGATCTTGGCATCAAGCTTGAAAACGTTACACTTGATATGCTTGGTCAGGCTGACAAAGTTGTTGTTGACAAAGAGCATACAACAATCATCGGTGGTAAAGGTAAGCCAGAAGAAATTGAAGCAAGAATTAAGCAGATTAAAGCTGAGCTTGAAAAGGCTACTTCCGAATATGACAAAGAGAAGCTTCAGGAAAGGCTTGCCAAACTTGCAGGAGGTGTAGCCATTATCAAGGTAGGAGCTGCTACTGAAGCTGAACTTAAAGAGAAGAAGGCAAGGGTTGAAGACGCACTTCACGCAACAAGGGCTGCAGTAGAAGAGGGTATAGTTCCTGGTGGTGGAACAGCACTTCTTGCTGCTGCAAGGAAGCTTGATGAGCTCATAAAAGAGCTTGATGAAGCTAATGAAATTGACAGAAAGCATGGCGTTGAGATAGTTAAGAAAGCTGTTGAAGCACCATTAAGACAGATTGCTGAAAACGCAGGTTATGCTGGACAGGTTGTTGTTGAGAAGGTTAAAGAGCTAATTAATGAAAAAGGTGTAAACTACGGATTCAACGCAAGAAAAGGCGAATTTGAAGACCTTGTAGCGACGGGTGTAATCGATCCAACTAAGGTTGAGAGAGTTGCTCTCCAGAATGCTGCTTCAGTTGCTGGTCTTCTCCTCACAACGGAGGCTACAATTACTGAAATCCCTGAGAAAGAAGAGAAAAACGTACCTCCAATGCCTGAATATTAA
- the groES gene encoding co-chaperone GroES, with protein MKLKPLYDRVVVKKVEMEQKTAGGIILPDTAKEESQIGEVVAVGEGKLLDNGEVRPLKVKEGDKVLYSKYAGNEVELDGEKYLIIREEDILAIVE; from the coding sequence ATGAAGTTAAAGCCTCTCTATGATAGGGTGGTTGTAAAGAAAGTTGAGATGGAGCAGAAGACCGCTGGTGGAATTATCCTTCCAGATACCGCTAAGGAAGAGTCTCAAATTGGAGAGGTTGTTGCCGTTGGTGAAGGTAAACTTCTTGACAACGGTGAGGTAAGGCCTTTAAAAGTGAAGGAAGGTGATAAGGTTCTTTACAGCAAGTATGCAGGAAATGAAGTTGAGCTTGATGGTGAGAAATATCTCATCATCAGAGAGGAAGACATTCTTGCCATTGTTGAGTAA
- a CDS encoding type IV pilin protein — MWSKGGFSLVELLIVIVIISVLTVIAVPSYMKFRNKSVVAKVQQNLLNCIQSLCAECADNGTISKECTVPGSEDKCLVVLDTNDSKVYIATRVCQFYVDQVNVKCEIIHSRGDLIGKVKCYISE, encoded by the coding sequence ATGTGGAGTAAGGGAGGGTTTTCTCTTGTTGAACTTTTAATTGTAATTGTGATTATTTCTGTTCTTACAGTCATAGCTGTTCCTTCTTATATGAAATTTAGAAATAAGTCTGTTGTTGCAAAGGTTCAGCAGAATCTACTTAACTGTATTCAAAGTCTGTGTGCTGAATGTGCAGATAATGGCACAATATCAAAAGAGTGTACAGTTCCAGGTTCTGAAGATAAATGTTTGGTTGTTCTTGATACTAACGATAGCAAAGTATATATTGCAACAAGGGTTTGTCAGTTTTATGTTGATCAAGTTAATGTTAAATGTGAAATAATCCATTCTCGTGGTGATCTTATAGGAAAAGTGAAGTGCTACATATCTGAGTAA
- a CDS encoding prepilin-type N-terminal cleavage/methylation domain-containing protein: MRKAFTLIELLIVVAIIAILAAVAIPQYTNYVRKAAAANVQATLSSCLTAAMAQFADNGTTTYTCPVKDDNNTNATITLDSSGNLSSIDPTTFTVKGHAVSCTADTTTNTITCTPQ; this comes from the coding sequence ATGAGAAAAGCGTTTACACTTATCGAGCTACTTATCGTTGTAGCTATTATCGCAATCCTTGCAGCTGTCGCTATTCCGCAGTACACAAATTATGTGAGAAAGGCTGCTGCTGCAAATGTTCAAGCAACTCTTTCATCCTGTTTAACTGCTGCAATGGCTCAGTTTGCTGACAACGGAACTACTACTTATACTTGCCCTGTAAAAGATGATAATAACACTAATGCAACTATAACTCTTGATAGCAGCGGTAATCTTTCTAGTATAGATCCTACAACCTTTACTGTGAAAGGACATGCTGTTTCTTGTACAGCTGATACAACGACGAATACAATTACATGTACTCCACAATAA